In a genomic window of uncultured Sphaerochaeta sp.:
- the rsgA gene encoding ribosome small subunit-dependent GTPase A: MEQFKGRILRGINNIYTVEAEGKTLLCRIKGKQLSVSEEEYNPLAVGDWVLVVPTNEKEGLITERLPRANCFQRWNVKGSTNQTVVANMDMIVCVTSADTPPFRPRFIDRVIACSQAVEVMIVMNKSDILLTEDEYERFVLYKKLGYRILGVSALNGENIEELKEAIAGKLVAFVGQSGVGKSTLINRILGSEQRTAEVCEKYNRGRHTTNHALLLTYGPFRIVDTPGVREIMVPHTDPHRLLSAFPEFEAYASGCAYEGCLHQDEPDCKVKEAVEEGLIHYDRYESYLRMLASLDEKQPAWVGKHDRSKSWQTRMDTDASQEY, translated from the coding sequence ATGGAACAATTCAAGGGCAGGATACTCAGGGGTATCAACAATATTTACACGGTTGAGGCAGAGGGAAAAACGCTGCTGTGCCGTATCAAGGGCAAACAGTTGTCGGTCAGTGAGGAGGAGTACAACCCCCTTGCTGTGGGTGACTGGGTGCTTGTGGTCCCCACCAATGAGAAGGAAGGCCTCATCACTGAGCGCCTGCCCCGTGCAAACTGTTTCCAACGTTGGAATGTCAAGGGTTCCACGAACCAGACAGTGGTTGCGAACATGGACATGATCGTCTGCGTAACCAGTGCCGACACTCCACCCTTCAGACCGCGTTTCATCGATCGTGTCATCGCCTGCAGCCAGGCTGTCGAAGTCATGATTGTCATGAACAAGAGCGATATTCTGCTTACCGAAGATGAGTATGAGCGCTTCGTCCTCTACAAGAAGCTCGGCTACCGCATCCTGGGAGTCAGCGCACTCAACGGAGAGAATATCGAGGAACTCAAGGAAGCGATTGCAGGCAAGCTTGTTGCCTTCGTCGGACAGAGCGGAGTAGGGAAGTCCACCCTGATCAACCGTATTCTTGGCAGCGAACAGCGAACAGCCGAAGTATGCGAAAAGTACAATCGGGGAAGGCATACCACCAATCACGCGTTGTTGCTCACCTATGGACCCTTCCGTATCGTGGACACCCCGGGAGTCAGGGAGATCATGGTGCCCCATACCGATCCTCACCGCTTGCTTTCTGCGTTCCCGGAGTTTGAAGCGTATGCCTCCGGTTGCGCCTATGAAGGGTGCCTGCATCAGGATGAGCCCGATTGCAAGGTGAAAGAGGCTGTGGAAGAGGGGTTGATCCACTACGACCGCTATGAGAGTTACCTGAGGATGCTTGCTTCCCTTGATGAGAAACAACCTGCATGGGTCGGCAAGCATGATCGTTCGAAATCCTGGCAAACCAGAATGGATACCGATGCATCACAAGAGTATTGA
- a CDS encoding Smr/MutS family protein — translation MHHKSIEDLAFQQVLSQIQAMALSEEGRTELPKLPFLYDKESLGKRQTQLASLLRLRSLQPNTSLSSFPSVTEQVKHLSDPRFSLEGSELYDLGWYIRSSHQLHQFCHSALDDGTTFAVLHPLMGESFSQELLTLAQAIEDTLDASGQVKESHPALRTLRKQVEAAKQERSRYCNQFIQRNKEAVQSDQEALRDGRLVIPVRSDRRAAVQGFITSTSSSGSTVFMEPYALVEMNNSVVMAQNQILIEIAKILAELNAKAGMCRLELIDLLAKVGRTDALLSIAQWTENYDAHATDLSCDQVNLLEARHPLLGKKAVPISIKLDEVIKAVVISGPNAGGKTVTIKTVGLFALLNQFCGYLPAKEGSSLPLFDNVFTDIGDEQSIEAALSTFSGHMKQVGMILRSISSRSLVILDELGSGTDPVEGSAIARSTLEYCLQHAALTLVTSHHGVLKQFAYAKQEVINASMEFNEHSHLPTFRVIQGLPGESHALDTARLMLLPDEVLAKAEQYLGSEAVQIGSIIKDLEAKRRELEREEREMHQRFLALQREVKEIQLKELRIKQRETQLKQEQTTSLNRFLLEKRKELENLVSDLKQGELTKTKTKSVKTFVQTIEEKVKLSEQELGEAEEALEEDISGEDVVLSEGMDVLCGTAKREGKILKDLGKGRFLVALGSMRMTLKASQLSVPKRQETAVSVMFQSSAAEPKLTLDVRGMTLEQALAALDTQLESALVHGMTTFSIIHGYGDGILSKGIGEYLRSQRSVKDHRFALPEDGGMGKTYVML, via the coding sequence ATGCATCACAAGAGTATTGAGGACCTTGCTTTTCAGCAGGTCCTGTCACAGATACAAGCAATGGCCCTCTCCGAAGAGGGACGTACGGAACTGCCCAAACTTCCGTTTCTCTATGACAAGGAAAGCCTGGGAAAGAGGCAGACGCAACTGGCGTCGCTTCTCAGGCTCAGGTCGCTCCAGCCGAATACCAGTCTCTCTTCGTTCCCTTCAGTGACAGAGCAGGTGAAGCACCTCTCTGATCCCAGGTTCAGCCTTGAGGGAAGTGAGCTGTATGATCTTGGATGGTACATCCGTTCTTCACATCAGCTGCATCAGTTCTGCCACAGCGCTCTCGACGACGGAACCACGTTTGCGGTCCTTCACCCACTGATGGGGGAGAGCTTTTCCCAAGAACTGCTCACCCTTGCCCAGGCGATTGAGGATACCCTCGATGCCTCCGGCCAGGTGAAAGAGTCCCATCCGGCCCTTCGCACCTTGCGAAAGCAGGTTGAAGCCGCCAAGCAGGAGCGCTCGCGCTACTGCAACCAATTCATCCAGCGCAACAAGGAAGCTGTCCAGTCGGACCAGGAAGCCTTGCGTGACGGCAGGCTTGTCATCCCTGTGCGCAGTGACCGGCGTGCAGCCGTGCAAGGGTTCATCACCAGCACTTCCTCAAGCGGAAGTACCGTCTTCATGGAACCGTATGCCCTGGTGGAGATGAACAACTCGGTGGTGATGGCCCAGAATCAGATCCTCATTGAAATTGCCAAGATTCTCGCCGAGCTGAACGCAAAGGCGGGGATGTGCCGTCTTGAGCTCATCGATTTGCTTGCGAAAGTCGGAAGAACCGATGCGTTGCTCTCCATTGCCCAGTGGACGGAGAACTATGATGCCCATGCCACCGATTTGTCATGCGACCAGGTGAATCTGCTCGAAGCAAGGCACCCACTTCTGGGAAAAAAGGCTGTTCCCATCAGCATAAAGCTGGATGAGGTGATCAAGGCCGTGGTCATCTCCGGTCCGAATGCCGGAGGCAAGACGGTTACCATCAAGACGGTGGGATTGTTTGCCTTGCTCAACCAGTTCTGCGGCTATCTTCCTGCAAAGGAGGGGAGCAGTCTCCCTCTCTTCGACAATGTGTTCACCGATATCGGTGACGAGCAGTCCATTGAGGCTGCGCTCTCCACCTTCAGCGGGCATATGAAACAGGTTGGCATGATCCTGCGCAGCATCTCTTCCCGCTCCCTGGTCATCCTTGACGAGTTGGGCAGCGGCACCGATCCTGTGGAGGGCTCTGCGATCGCTCGCTCAACCCTTGAGTACTGCCTCCAGCATGCAGCGCTTACCCTGGTAACCAGTCATCATGGTGTGCTCAAGCAGTTTGCCTATGCAAAGCAAGAGGTGATCAACGCTTCCATGGAGTTCAACGAGCACTCCCATCTTCCCACCTTCCGTGTCATCCAGGGTTTGCCCGGGGAGAGCCATGCCCTCGATACCGCAAGACTGATGCTGCTTCCGGATGAGGTGCTTGCCAAGGCCGAACAGTATCTGGGTAGTGAGGCGGTGCAGATCGGCTCCATCATCAAGGATCTTGAGGCTAAGCGACGGGAACTTGAACGGGAAGAACGCGAAATGCACCAGCGTTTTCTCGCCCTTCAGCGTGAAGTGAAAGAAATCCAGCTGAAAGAACTGAGGATCAAGCAACGGGAAACACAGCTCAAGCAGGAACAAACCACCTCCCTGAATCGTTTCCTTCTGGAAAAACGCAAGGAGCTTGAGAATCTGGTCAGCGATCTCAAGCAGGGGGAGCTTACCAAGACCAAGACCAAAAGTGTGAAGACCTTTGTCCAGACCATTGAGGAGAAGGTCAAGCTGAGCGAGCAAGAGCTGGGGGAAGCCGAAGAAGCGTTGGAAGAAGATATAAGCGGTGAGGATGTTGTCCTCAGCGAAGGCATGGATGTACTGTGCGGTACGGCAAAACGCGAAGGCAAAATCCTCAAGGATCTGGGAAAGGGACGCTTTCTGGTTGCCTTGGGCAGTATGCGCATGACACTGAAAGCTTCCCAGCTCTCGGTGCCGAAACGGCAGGAAACAGCGGTTTCGGTGATGTTCCAATCCTCGGCAGCCGAGCCGAAGCTGACATTGGATGTACGGGGAATGACCTTGGAACAGGCTTTGGCCGCCTTGGATACCCAGCTTGAGAGTGCCCTGGTGCATGGGATGACCACCTTTTCCATCATCCATGGCTATGGGGATGGCATTCTGAGCAAAGGAATCGGTGAGTATCTTCGCTCACAGCGATCGGTCAAGGACCATCGGTTCGCCTTGCCCGAGGACGGCGGCATGGGCAAAACATACGTGATGCTTTAG
- a CDS encoding GIY-YIG nuclease family protein produces MKIDKKQLKEQYKESKPPMGCFSLTCLPDGTRYIGSTKNLGAARNSLMFRLSIGALQNYPELQRHYTKFGPSQVPFTVLEELEYEEDVQSYDEQLRTLKALYLERYADAKELLV; encoded by the coding sequence ATGAAGATTGATAAGAAACAATTGAAAGAACAGTACAAGGAGAGCAAACCCCCGATGGGTTGCTTTTCCCTGACCTGCCTTCCTGATGGAACCCGATACATCGGAAGCACCAAGAACCTTGGGGCGGCCCGCAACTCACTGATGTTCCGTCTCAGTATCGGGGCCCTGCAGAACTATCCCGAATTGCAGCGTCACTACACGAAGTTCGGCCCTTCGCAGGTTCCCTTCACCGTATTGGAAGAGCTGGAGTATGAAGAGGATGTACAGTCGTACGATGAGCAGCTGAGAACGCTGAAAGCGTTGTACCTGGAACGATATGCAGATGCAAAGGAGTTGTTGGTATGA
- a CDS encoding DUF6530 family protein — protein sequence MKIPTSLKHKPVIVVNNYEHVDGKVANESDAKGLSIGLAQWNDRGSVEASAKVWRHTGEKWSRQSEELPLHRVLDLALLICRTSLYFQDAYRFPKYYDPADPQIDRIGMQGDAMTVEVCTTNEMIDTDIRLLADVLGGEGERLGERFRLLSDMLKRMGY from the coding sequence ATGAAGATTCCCACAAGTTTGAAACACAAGCCGGTGATTGTGGTAAACAATTATGAGCACGTGGATGGAAAGGTCGCCAATGAGAGCGACGCAAAAGGCTTGTCCATCGGGCTGGCCCAATGGAATGACCGTGGCTCGGTTGAGGCGAGTGCGAAGGTCTGGAGACATACGGGGGAGAAGTGGTCACGTCAGAGTGAGGAGCTTCCCTTGCATCGTGTGCTGGATTTGGCGCTGCTCATCTGCAGGACAAGTCTCTATTTCCAGGATGCTTACCGGTTCCCCAAGTACTATGACCCTGCGGATCCACAGATCGACCGCATCGGCATGCAAGGCGATGCCATGACTGTTGAGGTGTGCACCACCAACGAGATGATCGATACGGATATCCGCTTGCTTGCAGATGTGCTGGGAGGAGAGGGCGAGCGTTTGGGTGAACGGTTCCGTTTGCTCAGCGACATGCTCAAGCGAATGGGCTATTGA
- the udp gene encoding uridine phosphorylase, protein MSDYMEGTGIQYHLHIKQGDVGRYVILPGDPKRVPLIARYLDDAKLVADSREYVTYTGMLDGERVSVTSTGIGGPSASIAMEELYKCGSDTFIRMGTCGGIALDVMGGDVVIATAAVRMEGTSREYAPIEFPAVASFEVVEALVEAGRQLKKRSHTGVVQCKDSFYGQHDPAIMPVSYELINKWEAWKRLGVLASEMESAALFVVAARLGARCGSAFFVVGNQEREILGLENPKLHDTEDAIRLTVQGLRNLIARDRELGR, encoded by the coding sequence ATGAGTGATTACATGGAAGGAACGGGAATCCAGTACCATTTGCATATCAAGCAAGGGGATGTCGGCAGGTATGTCATTCTCCCCGGGGATCCCAAGCGGGTCCCGCTCATCGCTCGCTATCTCGACGACGCAAAGCTGGTTGCCGACAGCCGCGAATATGTCACCTATACCGGCATGTTGGATGGGGAGCGTGTATCGGTCACCTCGACGGGAATCGGGGGACCCTCCGCATCCATTGCGATGGAAGAGTTGTACAAGTGCGGAAGCGACACCTTCATCAGGATGGGAACCTGCGGCGGCATTGCCCTTGATGTCATGGGTGGGGATGTGGTCATTGCCACTGCCGCTGTCCGGATGGAAGGCACCAGCCGTGAGTATGCACCGATCGAATTCCCAGCCGTTGCCTCCTTTGAGGTGGTGGAAGCCTTGGTTGAGGCGGGCAGGCAACTGAAAAAGCGCAGCCATACCGGAGTTGTGCAGTGCAAGGACTCCTTCTATGGACAGCACGACCCGGCCATCATGCCGGTCAGCTATGAGCTGATCAACAAATGGGAAGCATGGAAACGGCTGGGGGTGCTTGCCAGTGAGATGGAGAGTGCCGCTCTCTTTGTGGTTGCTGCCCGTCTGGGCGCACGATGCGGAAGTGCCTTCTTTGTGGTAGGAAACCAGGAACGGGAGATTCTCGGTCTGGAAAACCCAAAACTGCATGATACGGAGGATGCCATCCGCCTGACGGTGCAGGGCTTACGCAATCTCATCGCGCGCGACCGGGAACTTGGTCGTTGA
- a CDS encoding V-type ATP synthase subunit E translates to MAQQIQDLVASIRKDGIEVAQKEAAQIIADAKQQADALLREARKEAAALVENAQREMDTRDQSARSSLQQASRDVQLSLKKEILTQLDALLVKTVEKSFESKDLISLIEKVVSMDGNAASKQVQLSEKDFSALADQLKTQLQKSLKEGLEIKPVASVSSGFRLAEKDGSGFYDFSAEETAALLKPFLSAAIADIVFGQAK, encoded by the coding sequence ATGGCTCAACAGATTCAGGATTTGGTTGCTTCCATCCGCAAGGATGGGATTGAGGTTGCACAGAAAGAAGCAGCGCAGATTATTGCCGATGCAAAGCAACAGGCGGACGCCCTGCTTCGCGAAGCACGCAAGGAAGCTGCAGCATTGGTGGAGAATGCCCAGAGAGAGATGGATACACGGGATCAGAGTGCTCGTTCCTCTCTTCAGCAGGCCAGCAGGGATGTGCAGCTCTCCTTGAAGAAAGAGATTCTCACCCAGCTTGATGCCTTGTTGGTGAAGACCGTCGAAAAGAGTTTCGAAAGCAAGGATCTCATCAGCCTCATCGAGAAAGTTGTCTCCATGGATGGCAATGCCGCTTCCAAACAGGTTCAGCTGTCGGAGAAAGATTTCTCAGCTTTGGCTGACCAGCTGAAGACCCAGTTGCAGAAGAGCCTGAAGGAAGGCCTTGAGATCAAACCGGTTGCTTCCGTCTCCTCGGGCTTCAGGCTTGCTGAGAAGGATGGTTCGGGGTTCTATGATTTCAGTGCTGAAGAAACAGCTGCACTGCTGAAGCCGTTCCTCTCTGCTGCAATCGCAGACATCGTCTTCGGTCAGGCTAAATAA
- a CDS encoding DUF2764 family protein, giving the protein MASYYYLVASLPSLRYEGSLPFTTESFLKLCTNQLSDTHFAMVRAVLLGQPCSHRFVHSYEHFASMVKKELTEQRSRKLSLSDSSYKNDGDREAHIADVVRQALSMEDVLAAEMLLVQLHWNFIDELCALHTFDIEAVLGYAIKLRMLERKSLFTREEGNAEFKRLFSNIQTEIENN; this is encoded by the coding sequence GTGGCTTCCTATTATTATCTGGTAGCGAGTCTGCCTTCCCTTCGGTATGAAGGAAGTCTGCCGTTTACCACAGAGTCCTTTCTCAAGCTCTGTACCAACCAGCTCAGCGATACCCATTTTGCAATGGTCCGTGCAGTGTTGCTTGGTCAGCCTTGTTCTCATCGTTTTGTGCATTCCTATGAGCACTTTGCTTCCATGGTGAAAAAGGAACTTACTGAGCAACGCAGCCGAAAGCTCTCTCTTTCCGATTCTTCCTACAAGAATGATGGGGATAGGGAAGCACACATTGCGGATGTGGTGCGCCAAGCACTTTCGATGGAGGATGTGTTGGCTGCAGAAATGCTTCTGGTACAACTGCATTGGAACTTTATTGATGAGCTCTGTGCTTTGCATACCTTCGATATTGAGGCAGTGCTGGGGTATGCGATCAAGCTGAGGATGCTCGAGAGAAAGAGCCTCTTTACCCGCGAGGAAGGCAATGCTGAGTTCAAGCGGCTTTTCTCCAATATACAGACAGAAATAGAGAACAATTAG
- a CDS encoding V-type ATP synthase subunit A: protein MANTSGRVLGVNGNMVTVEFDSAISKNEVGYIHVGDDRLKGEVIRINGNTASLQVFEMTNGIRVGDVVEFSQEMLSVTLGPGLLQQIYDGLQNPLPELASQCGFFLQRGVYLDAIPNRSWDFTPTVAVGAQLRIGDTIGTVPEGLFTHQIMVPFTFADTTYKVVSIVEKGTYGVRETICTVEDPKGNKKELSMVFTWPVKKAIKLYEERLRPDETLVTKIRIIDTFLPVAKGGTYCTPGPFGAGKTVLQHMTSRNADVDIVIIAACGERAGEVVEVLKEFPELTDPKTGRSLMERTIIICNTSSMPVASREASVYTAVTIAEYYRQMGLNILLLADSTSRWAQAMREMSGRLEEIPGEEAFPAYLESRIAEFYERAGKVRLRDGRIGSVTIGGTVSPAGGNFEEPVTQATLKVVGAFHGLSRERSDARKYPAIDPLSSWSKYQGVIKQAKVEYARNILFRGSEINQMMKVVGEEGTSVADYITYQKSELIDAFYLQQNSFDPVDSSVPVERQRHSFDLLFKVLASEFDLEDKKKVRSFFNTIRQDFLDWNNVEFNSERFKQIEKKIEANYQAKQVSVDPDAEKLI from the coding sequence ATGGCAAATACAAGTGGGCGTGTACTGGGCGTCAATGGGAACATGGTTACAGTCGAGTTTGACAGCGCCATCTCGAAGAACGAGGTCGGGTATATCCATGTTGGGGATGACCGGCTCAAGGGTGAGGTCATCAGGATCAACGGCAATACCGCCAGTCTTCAGGTTTTTGAGATGACAAACGGCATTCGTGTCGGGGATGTTGTTGAATTCTCCCAGGAGATGCTCAGCGTCACCTTGGGACCTGGATTGCTGCAGCAGATTTATGATGGGTTGCAGAACCCCCTTCCTGAGCTTGCTTCCCAGTGTGGATTCTTTCTGCAGCGTGGTGTCTATCTTGATGCCATTCCCAATCGCTCTTGGGATTTCACTCCCACCGTTGCCGTTGGCGCTCAGCTTCGCATAGGGGACACCATCGGGACGGTTCCCGAGGGGTTGTTCACCCACCAGATCATGGTTCCCTTTACGTTTGCCGACACAACCTACAAGGTTGTCTCGATCGTGGAGAAGGGTACATACGGAGTGCGTGAAACCATCTGCACCGTAGAGGATCCGAAAGGCAACAAGAAAGAGCTTTCCATGGTCTTTACCTGGCCGGTCAAGAAAGCCATCAAGCTCTATGAGGAGCGGCTCAGACCTGATGAGACCCTGGTAACCAAAATCAGGATCATTGACACCTTCCTTCCCGTTGCAAAGGGCGGGACGTACTGTACACCCGGTCCTTTCGGTGCTGGAAAGACGGTTTTGCAGCATATGACCAGCCGAAACGCTGATGTTGACATCGTCATCATCGCCGCCTGCGGCGAACGTGCAGGTGAGGTTGTAGAGGTTCTGAAAGAGTTCCCTGAACTGACTGACCCGAAAACCGGCAGATCCCTGATGGAACGCACCATCATCATCTGCAACACTTCTTCCATGCCGGTGGCAAGCCGCGAAGCTTCGGTATACACGGCAGTGACCATTGCCGAGTACTATCGCCAGATGGGTCTGAACATCCTCTTGCTTGCCGACTCCACCAGCCGCTGGGCACAGGCAATGCGCGAAATGAGCGGAAGACTGGAAGAGATTCCCGGCGAGGAAGCGTTCCCGGCTTATCTTGAAAGCCGTATTGCAGAGTTCTACGAGCGGGCAGGAAAGGTACGGTTGCGTGATGGACGGATCGGCTCTGTCACCATCGGTGGAACGGTCAGTCCTGCCGGCGGTAACTTTGAGGAACCGGTGACGCAGGCAACACTGAAAGTGGTCGGAGCGTTCCACGGTCTCTCCCGTGAACGCAGTGATGCCAGAAAGTACCCAGCCATCGATCCTCTCTCCTCATGGTCGAAGTACCAGGGAGTCATCAAGCAGGCGAAAGTGGAGTATGCCAGAAACATTCTCTTCAGAGGCAGCGAGATCAACCAGATGATGAAGGTCGTAGGTGAAGAGGGTACCTCGGTAGCCGACTACATCACCTATCAGAAGAGTGAGCTGATTGACGCTTTCTATTTGCAGCAGAACTCCTTCGACCCGGTTGACTCCTCGGTTCCTGTCGAGCGCCAGCGCCATAGCTTTGATCTTCTGTTCAAGGTACTCGCAAGTGAGTTCGATCTGGAGGACAAGAAAAAGGTTCGTTCCTTCTTCAATACGATCCGTCAGGACTTCCTGGACTGGAACAACGTTGAGTTCAACAGTGAGCGGTTCAAGCAGATAGAAAAGAAGATTGAGGCCAATTACCAGGCCAAGCAGGTCAGTGTTGACCCGGATGCCGAAAAGCTGATCTAA
- a CDS encoding V-type ATP synthase subunit B, whose translation MQKVYSKIESIVGNVITVRAQGVRNSELAIVTSPASQSYANVIKLDDDLVSLQVFSGAQGISTGDQVRFLGVPMRVSYTEHLLGRVFDGTGTPRDNGPSLTDNMIDIGGPSVNPAKRIIPRNMIRTGIPMIDVFNTLVESQKLPIFSVSGEPYNELLARIAMQAEVDLIVLGGMGLKYDDYLFFRDTLEGSGAMSRTIMFVHTASDPTVECMLVPDMSLAVAERFALDGKKVLVLLTDMTNFADAMKEMAITMDQVPSNRGYPGDLYSSLASRYEKAVDFEGAGSVTILAVTTMPGDDVTHPVPDNTGYITEGQYYLKGGRIEPFGSLSRLKQQVNKDTRDDHRALMDGMIKLYASYKESVEKKSMGFMMTEWDEKLLKYGRFFETKLMDLSVNIPLEQALDLGWEILADCFEPNETGLKSDLILSRWPKKLND comes from the coding sequence ATGCAGAAAGTATATTCGAAGATAGAATCCATTGTAGGCAACGTCATCACTGTCCGTGCCCAGGGGGTACGCAACAGTGAACTTGCAATTGTAACCTCTCCTGCATCCCAGAGCTATGCAAACGTCATCAAGCTGGATGACGATCTTGTATCGCTGCAGGTATTCAGTGGTGCCCAGGGCATCTCAACCGGTGACCAGGTTCGGTTCTTGGGTGTCCCGATGCGGGTTTCCTATACCGAGCATCTGCTGGGTAGGGTGTTTGACGGTACCGGCACTCCCCGTGACAACGGGCCGAGCCTTACCGACAACATGATTGACATCGGCGGTCCATCGGTCAATCCGGCAAAACGCATCATTCCCCGGAACATGATTCGTACCGGTATCCCGATGATTGACGTGTTCAATACCCTGGTCGAAAGCCAGAAACTTCCGATTTTCTCCGTCAGCGGTGAGCCGTACAACGAGTTGTTGGCACGCATCGCCATGCAGGCTGAGGTTGACCTTATTGTGCTCGGTGGCATGGGCCTGAAGTACGACGACTATCTCTTCTTCCGCGATACGCTGGAAGGAAGTGGTGCCATGAGTCGTACCATCATGTTTGTCCATACCGCCAGTGACCCGACCGTAGAATGCATGCTTGTTCCTGACATGTCCCTCGCAGTAGCCGAGCGCTTTGCCCTTGATGGCAAGAAGGTGCTTGTCCTGCTTACCGACATGACAAACTTTGCAGATGCCATGAAAGAAATGGCCATCACCATGGATCAGGTTCCTTCAAACCGAGGGTATCCGGGCGACTTGTACAGCTCCCTTGCTTCCCGCTATGAGAAGGCTGTCGACTTCGAGGGTGCCGGTTCGGTCACCATCCTGGCTGTTACCACCATGCCTGGTGATGACGTAACGCATCCTGTTCCGGACAATACCGGATACATCACCGAAGGCCAGTACTATCTCAAGGGCGGAAGAATCGAACCTTTCGGTTCACTCAGCCGCCTCAAGCAGCAGGTCAACAAGGACACCCGTGACGACCACCGTGCGCTGATGGATGGTATGATCAAGCTCTATGCCTCCTACAAGGAGTCTGTCGAGAAGAAGTCCATGGGCTTCATGATGACCGAATGGGACGAGAAGCTTCTCAAGTATGGCCGGTTCTTTGAGACGAAGCTGATGGACCTGAGTGTGAATATTCCCCTTGAGCAGGCCTTGGACCTGGGTTGGGAGATTCTCGCAGACTGTTTTGAGCCGAATGAAACCGGACTCAAGAGTGACCTCATCCTCAGCCGCTGGCCGAAGAAGTTGAACGACTAA
- a CDS encoding V-type ATP synthase subunit D, with amino-acid sequence MAVKLTKNEQKLQKDRLKQYQRYLPTLQLKKQQLQMVIRQIEAEVAKLRAKQEKLVQDMQSWIAVYNENTAFSDELKVENLIKVDRVVKAKGNIAGVNIPVFKELTFIPISYDLNAYPLWVDKALESLRDCARYDALIGTLEQQIKLLGRELRTTSQRVNLFEKVKIPEAKTNIRKIGIYLGDQQTAAVVRGKIAKKKLMQGA; translated from the coding sequence ATGGCCGTCAAACTGACGAAGAACGAGCAGAAACTGCAAAAGGACAGGCTGAAGCAATACCAACGGTATCTGCCGACCCTGCAGCTGAAAAAACAACAGTTGCAGATGGTCATACGGCAGATAGAAGCCGAGGTTGCGAAGCTGAGAGCCAAGCAGGAGAAGCTGGTTCAGGATATGCAGTCCTGGATTGCCGTGTACAACGAAAATACGGCGTTCAGTGATGAGCTGAAAGTGGAGAACCTGATCAAGGTTGATCGGGTGGTGAAGGCCAAAGGCAATATTGCCGGCGTAAATATTCCTGTATTCAAGGAACTTACCTTCATCCCCATTTCGTACGATCTCAATGCCTATCCGCTTTGGGTGGACAAGGCATTGGAAAGTCTTCGTGACTGTGCTCGCTACGACGCCTTGATCGGAACCCTGGAGCAACAGATCAAATTGTTGGGCAGGGAGCTGAGAACTACCAGCCAGCGGGTGAATCTCTTTGAGAAGGTGAAGATACCTGAAGCAAAGACCAACATCCGCAAAATTGGAATTTACCTCGGTGATCAGCAGACAGCTGCTGTTGTCCGGGGCAAGATCGCGAAGAAAAAGCTGATGCAGGGGGCTTGA